AATAGTCAAGCGTTTTACTTCTCCGAACCCGGAGTATTagtattagtttatttttgtacTCTTAGATTTCTATTTCTATCGGTTGATTCTTTAGACTCAATTATTGGatttcttgttattgttattgcttGTTGCTATTGTCATCTTTATTAATTTTGAGTTGAGGatttatcgaaaacaacctctccaTCTCCTCAAGAAAGGGGTTCGTAAGATTTGCATGTGCTATCCTCTCCAAATGCCACTTGTAGAATTACATTGAATTTGTTGCTGTTGGATTTTTTATTGGAAATTTTACATATCTACGACATGTTTACTCTTAATTACCAAAAATTCCAACATttttcaaaatcttcaaaaatcTCAACATTTGACCTTTGATGATACaagttaatcacattagatacataCTATTGGTAcatgtatctaatgtgattaacttGTATCATACATTAAATACATGTAGGGTTACATTAGATACATGTAGGGCTAACTTGTATCTCAGAAATAGTCCCAAATATGAAATGTtggatttatgtaatttttcagaAGTAGGGagatttttagaaattttgaaagttatgatgtttatttatgtaattttttgtttcttattttggtgtatgttatttgtatgTCCAACATATCATTGGACATGAAATAACAAACATATAACATACAAAGTACGTATAACAACATAACTATATGCAAATCATACGTAAGTTATTTGTTTTGACCGGattgtatacaacaacaacaaaaaaatcatatacataattttattttgaataaatttttatatatttgtaaaaaCTCTAATACTTTTTGGAAACTCAGAATGAGTTAAAAGTTAAAACAAGTAATCAGTATACAAGTTTCCTATCTACAGGaaaaaattcactttaacccAAAACATAATAACTCATTTGATTGACAgcttaaattttcatcttttatgtGAGAGTTTGATTCCTCCTTATTATTCCTTCCCGATTTTCTCCTCCAGATATCGTCGTAACCCCtatgcaataaaaaataaaagagaaaatggttAAAAGTCCCCCAACCTTTAACCCAAATTTCAACTATATACTTATATTTTAcgagggtcctatgacccccctgaactattatACTCTCTATAAAGAGAGTgagaatgaaaataatttattaaaaatttatttttaatatttctttaaataaatatatataattttaattattatttttctttcttcttcgtcatttcttctttttccatttaattattatttttctttcttcttcctcatttcttctttttccattcttcttcttcaattttttcttcttcttcttcaatgatatccaagaactcatcaatgacatttcttcttcttattatttttctttcttcttcttcaatggcattcAAGAACTCGAATTACGTGAGAATGTGAATCAATTCAGATTGAAAAATTCGAATTAATTTCTGGGTTAGAATCATTCCTTAGCTCTCCAAAAATTGATTGACGTTGAGAATGTTGAAATCCAtcgaaaaaaataaagttgtcgGAATTTTAAATTTTGCTGGCGTCGTCACTGTCCAGCGACGTTTCATTGCCAGAAATTGTGCACCATTGAAGGCGGCGTCATTTTGTGAAAATCGAATATTTTTTGGACAttaattgttgatttgattttgataagattaCCTATCGTGTGAATTCCATATGATTCATTatgtcattgaagaagaagaagaagaagaagaagccattgaagaagaagaaaaaaaaaaatagaagaagaagaagaattgaatggCATATGATGTGGCATGacgtggaattaattttttatagtaaaaaaataatatgacgTGGAATTACTTGAAATGACACGTGGTAGCGCGTGTAgaccataaattaaaataaaatttgagtatGAGCTTTTAGACGGGTAtatatttcactttaaaatagttcgggggggggggggtaataattctattttaaaatagttcagggggtcataggacccccgcaaagtataagtgtgtagttggaatttgaggTAAAGATTGgggggcttttgaccattttctcaaaataaaataacaaaataactttAACCCAAAATGGCATAAGGTGAACGGGTCAAGTTTATGTTAGAATgcaagaaaaataacataaacatacactttacaaacaacaataaactcagtgtattcccacaaagtggggtctgggaagggtaaaatgtacgcagtccatagcgctacctccaaagaagtagagagactgtttccgataaacccccgactcaagataaagaataataaacaagatagaatagaaataagagaaataagagcaatacgaaataagaaatacgaaataggacacccacctagtagtaacataaaCACACAACCCAAGTACATAGTCATAGGATTaataacccggctacacaagagctctcctaactacttgctacaaaccacacactcacactagccttctacccttatccgcgacctatacaccttcttatctagggtcatgtcctcagtaagctgtagctgctccatgtcaagtctaatcacctccctctagtatttcttcgacctacctctacccctccaaaagctatccaaagctagcctctcacacctacgaattgggGCATCCATACTCCTCCTTATTATATGCTCAAACTATCTCAGCCTTCATTCCCGCATCTTTTCCTCCACCGGagccactcctaccttctcccgaataatcttattcctaactctatcccctctagtaagcccacacatccaacacaacatcttCATTTCCTCTACCTTCAATTTttaaatgtgggagttcttgactgaccAACACTCTGTACCATACAACATGACCAGACGGACTGTCActctgtagaattttcctttaagcttaaggggcaccttcttatatATTTACACAATTCTCCACTCTTACAGAgtaaattacaaaaattccaatcaattatgtatctttgttggatgtatcaaAAGCTAAATATGTATCTTGACTGTCCCAAAATCCCCCAAAAATGTATTGAGAGCTAATTTTGTATCTTTAGagaggaaaaaatatatcttcgttggatgtattatatATCTCAACAAAtctaaaatcgaaaaaaaatgtAGCGGGAGTtgattatgtatctttacaaaagaaaaaatgtatcttcattggatgtatagggagctaattatgtatctcgacaggcTCAAAATTAGGAAGGTATGAAGGAAAAACATtgggatagagggctaagggtgtggatgagtcgtagccattaattaggtggactttggtgttctttgtttggcaatgtacaatCTTCCGTGGATGTCGTACCTGTGTTATATTATCACGTTCCTTGattttgatgcttttgtatactATCTTTAATCTTGAGCCGGGAGTCTaccggaaacagcctctctatcttttttagaggtagtggtatggactgcgtacactctaccctccccaaatcccactttgtgggaatatactgggtttattgttgttgttgacagGCTCAAAATTAGAATTTTCAATAATCATGCAAAACGTCATGCTTTACTGTAATTAAACTTTAAACtgtcgggatttatgttgttGTTCTTAATTATGAATCGGCCCACCAACCTCTTAGTTTTGACGCATGCCCATAAGGCGGCCCAATAAATTTAACAATAATTCCCACATAAATATAACGTTACGCTAGGGTTTTCTCAGTGTCTCGTCTTCTCAAGCCGCCCTAAAATACCACTGAGAATTAGCTATGGGACGAAGTAAGTGTGTTTCTCTCAATTTTACATTAATTCTCTCATTTTTGTGTGTAATTTTATCTAATTATCATTGCTAATTCGAAAATAAACTTGTTCGATAAAATTCTCTCATTTTTGTGTATAATTTTATCTAGTTATCattgctatttttttttgaaaataaacttGTGCGATAAAATTCTCTCATTTTTGTGTATAATTTTACCTAATTATTATTGCTATTTTTTCGAAAATAAACTTGTTCGATAAAATTATCTCATTTTTGTGTATAATTTTAGCTAATTATCATTGCTATTTTTTCGAAATAAAAACTTGTTCGATCTAGCTGTTTGTTCATGGATTGTGTGtgtgattttcttcaaaatttgctGAAATGGTGATACATTTGATTTATTGCTTTTTTGCTTTATGTGCTTTGGTAcgtaaataaatgtagaaaaatCTATTTGTTCGTAAGACTAGTTATTATTGAGAGTGGTTCCAAAGGATGCAAATGGGGAAGAGTGAGCATTAGGATTCATGTAGTGACTAGTTATAGTAAGAGTATGCTCCCCCGGCTCATGGCATGGCGGACCTATACCCCATTTTTTGGTGGTCCGGCACCCATTAAATCTGACGTAGACTAggtataattatattaaaattgtataaaaattggtataaCATTTAGAAAATCGTGTTTTAGTTTCTAGGCGGAATCTTAAAGCTTTGGGCGGTAATATGTGTGTTTGAACTTCCCGAGCACCCACGATCCCTAAATCTCGTGTCCACCACGGCATACTCGTGGGATTGACGCGGGGATTACCTAGTTGATGGTGCTACACTTATCAAGCTTATACTCGTGTGTGTTTGGACTTCCTGAGCACCCACGACTCCTAAAGCCTAGTTCAACCACTGCAAACTCGTTGGATTGACGCGAGGATTACCTAGTTGATGGTGCAACACTTGTCAAGATTATAATCACAACAACAGTTACAAGCCTAGTGTAATGCCACGAGTGGAGTCTAGGGAGTAAGATTGTTCGCGTGGCCTTACACCTAtcttgtgaaggtagagaggcGTTCTTCGTTTAACCCTCGGTTCAAGTAAAGCTTAGCACACAAACTGGGGCTTGGGAAGTGTGGTGTGTGCGATGTCTTAAACCCTCCCCCACACCTCACAAATAGACCCTTGCTTCACATAACGTATATCTAACAACAAGTATGTGAAGTgaaaacaatgaagaagagaACAACGACAATGACGAATAATATGATTATTGAAGCAAAGGAAAATAACTTATAATGTGAGTTACAATCACTCAATCTCTGGTCGTAGAAGTGATAAAATCGGTAGCTTATGGATAGAAAATTTGCCCTTTGTTCTTCATTGTTGCTTGTAACGCAAACCCTTTTCTTCACCCATATCGAAGAAACAGATGAAGTGTGTCCTTATGTAGGATAAACTTGACGGTGAACGGTTTGCCGTACTTATTACCAGGTTAAAGAAGATTTATTCctttttggtttgaatttttgatGAATCCATGTAAATGGGAAAGTTGATGATAAGAAATGTATCTTGCGATGCATATGAACAGAAACAAGTATGACAAGGCTGACCACTATTTCAATAGTTTTTGTTAAGGTAACTTATGTAAGCACATTCTGTAGTTTCGATGACGAGGTATTCTGCATTGCATTATTGATGTAACTCTTTTCTAATGGAATAAGTAGATTTTCACTAACATGGAGATAGATAGATGTGAGGGCATTATGGATACATCTATCATCTGTGCCTTATTTGCCCTTAACTATAATGTGGTGCCGTAACTAATTGACCCCTAATCGTGGTATTTGTATTTGTGTTCGGTTTTGACATCACAAAGGCTTATGTGTAACTGTGTTGAATTCTTTCCTCAGGACCTGCAAGGTGTTACCGCCAGATTAAGAACAAGCCTTACCCAAAATCAAGGTTTTGTCGTGGTGTTCCAGATCCAAAGATCAGGATCTATGATGTTGGTATGAagaaaaggggagttgatgaattTCCTTTCTGCGTGCATTTGGTCAGTTGGGAGAAGGAGAATGTTTCAAGTGAGGCTCTTGAAGCTGCTCGTATTGCTTGCAACAAGTACATGACTAAGTCCGCTGGAAAGGATGCTTTCCACCTCAGGGTTAGGGTCCATCCCTTCCACGTATTGCGTATTAACAAAATGTTGTCATGTGCTGGGGCTGATAGGCTCCAAACTGGTATGAGGGGAGCTTTTGGCAAACCACAGGGAGTCTGTGCCCGTGTTGCCATTGGTCAGGTTCTTCTCTCTGTTCGCTGCAAAGATGGTAATGCTACCCACGCTCAAGAGGCTCTTCGTCGTGCTAAGTTTAAGTTCCCTGGCCGACAAAAGATCATTGTTAGCAGAAAGTGGTATGTCTTTTATCTCTAGAATACCTTCAATTTTTTGTCTCACTGCACTGGTTGAGCATTTAAGGTTTTCCCGTGCTAAaaattgatttggttatgaagGATTGGCGTGTCATGATGcaattcttttattttgagttttgataataCAGTTTTGTAAGATTAAcatgtatgattttgatatttaatcTAACCTCTGATCACACAGAAGCTCATACTATAGAGATTGCATAAATTCTTGACATTGTGATTCCAGTTATTATGATGCTACAGTAGTTTCTTTTGTCTGCTGGACCAAAGTTTGGTCTCATGTTTAACATTGTTAAAGCGAGGATAAACTATAGGGGTCTGCTTCCTCCACACTTGTTAAGTGCCTTGTACCAACCTAGCTTGCTCTGCCTTGTTATGAGAATATCCCTTACTAGAACAAGAGTAACTGGTagagttgctgccatgtgactaagaggtcacgggttcaagcattggaaacagcctctggaagaaatacaaggtaagactgcgtacaaaacacccttgtggtggggcccttccccggaccctgcgcatagcgggagctttagtgcaccgggctacccTTTTTTTATCCCTTACCAGAACAGGATCTGTTCTATAGCTTGTACCACTGCATCTTTGAGTGCTAAGGAGTCATGAAGTGATGACACATTTATTCTACCTTGGTTTAGAACCTAGCTGGATTACGCATTTGTTTTTTGAAGGTTTCCACTCAATAGAAACTGCCTTTGTGTCAAATCTAATGTGCTTTCTTTGATTCCTGCAGGGGTTTCACTAAGTTCAGCCGTACCGATTACCTGAAATACAAGTCAGAGAATCGTATTATCCCAGACGGTGTCAACGCCAAGGTTCGTTTCATTCATAATCAATGTATAACATTCTGCATCATGATAAAATGAACATCAGATTTTGTTGCCTGTGGTATTATATGAAATCTTACTGATTTTCTTACGCTTTTACAGCTTCTCGGCTGCCATGGACGACTTGCTGCACGCGAACCTGGAAGAGCTTTTCTAGAAGCAGCACATTGAAATTGTAGAATTTCTACTTCTGCTGGATGAAATTTTGTGTCTTGATCATCTGTTTAGTTTTGAACCATTACTTAGGCTGTTACTGCTCTGAACATTTAGCTTTTCACAAGAAAATGATTGGTTTTTATTTGCATGAtgagttttgttttatattttttatgtcctTGGCGTTTAAATTCGCTTCTTACTCGTTTGAGCTGCATCTTAATTTTTAAATGGATATTCAAATTAACTAGTTCGAGTCCAGCACTTGCTATTCATTTATGATGCTTAAAGACCGGTTCGAGTTGGGCACTTACTGTTCATTTATGATACTTGAAGATCATTCGAGTTCTACATTTAGTAATCACTTATGATATTTGAGTCTAATTTGTGTCCGTGGAGCATGGATGAAGTAGTCAGATGCTTCTTCTATTCTTTTCCCTGGCGCAGCAGGGCCCTCTTAAACCGTGAAGTAAATCATCGCATCTATGGTCCAACCAATTGGGAGAGAATTGCCAAAGCGTATCATCAAATTTATTTGACTACGAAGGAAGGAACTTGAAGTtgtcattttttatgtatatggGTACAATTATCTCCGTTCTCAATGTGCCTAAGATGTAGCGCCTAGCGGCTGTTGATCCTATTTCAATGGGAACTTGATGAGTGGATCTACCTACACGCCTTGCTTTTACTGTTATATCGGGAGTTACTCCACGTATTGCTTGACGACCAATGCCTTGGGGTTAACGTGTGGGATCTGCTCATAGGAGGTCAAATTTCGATTGTTATGAAAGCTACTGAATGAATCTGTTTCATTCTAATTTGATCTAAAAATCACAGCTCAATTTTGGTTCACTTATGACGAGTAGAGCTCTGTTTTGAGTCCGATGTTTATGATATAAGAGGATTCAAAGATATGATTTCAGTGGTCGGatactttataattattattatcggTACTTCTCTTATGATTGCATTCATCGGACTTATGGGGGCTCGGTTGGATTATCTTTCACAAACTGatattctccaaaaataatttttaaaataagcaaATTTTATTACCTTGgcaaacaacaaaatataaactaAACCGTCAATTTATATAATAGACCGTTTTTCTACCAGCACATTTTTGCATGATCTTTTCAATCAACTCGTTTAAAGATATCATTTGTTCTGGTGCAGTGGTGGCCAATGGGGCTGCTTCACTCTTAACCAgatatttc
The Capsicum annuum cultivar UCD-10X-F1 chromosome 6, UCD10Xv1.1, whole genome shotgun sequence DNA segment above includes these coding regions:
- the LOC107873559 gene encoding 60S ribosomal protein L10; the encoded protein is MGRRPARCYRQIKNKPYPKSRFCRGVPDPKIRIYDVGMKKRGVDEFPFCVHLVSWEKENVSSEALEAARIACNKYMTKSAGKDAFHLRVRVHPFHVLRINKMLSCAGADRLQTGMRGAFGKPQGVCARVAIGQVLLSVRCKDGNATHAQEALRRAKFKFPGRQKIIVSRKWGFTKFSRTDYLKYKSENRIIPDGVNAKLLGCHGRLAAREPGRAFLEAAH